One Brachybacterium kimchii genomic window carries:
- a CDS encoding hydroxymethylglutaryl-CoA reductase: protein MSTAPDPSAPAPTTQIPTRWVGPLRMSGNAVEGEIEVPLATYETPLWPSVGRGARISRLVEGGIRATVLGERMTRSTLFVAPDAATAFEASKVIAERVDELREVVSTGSRFARLEEIHPEIVGNLLFTRFALTTGDASGHNMVTQASEQLMERILSWDLGIEYGSISGNFCSDKKATAVNGVLGRGRSVVAEILIPHDVVEKQLRSTAERITDLVVRKDWIGSTIAGALRSANAHYANMLLAFYLATGQDAANIVEGSQGFTHAEVREDGLYFSCTLPHLIVGTVGNGKDLPHVDYAMERLGCREEREPGANSRRLAALIAASVLCGELSLLAAQTNQGELMTAHRRLERRKAPRS from the coding sequence ATGAGCACCGCACCCGATCCCTCCGCGCCCGCGCCCACCACGCAGATCCCCACCCGCTGGGTGGGGCCCCTGCGGATGAGCGGCAACGCCGTCGAGGGGGAGATCGAGGTGCCGCTCGCGACCTACGAGACGCCGCTGTGGCCCTCCGTCGGCCGCGGAGCGCGCATCTCCCGTCTGGTCGAGGGCGGCATCCGCGCGACCGTGCTGGGGGAGCGGATGACCCGCTCCACGCTGTTCGTCGCCCCCGACGCGGCCACCGCCTTCGAGGCGTCGAAGGTCATCGCCGAGCGCGTCGACGAGCTGCGCGAAGTCGTCTCCACCGGGTCCCGCTTCGCCCGCCTCGAGGAGATCCACCCCGAGATCGTCGGGAACCTGCTGTTCACGCGCTTCGCGCTCACCACGGGCGACGCCTCCGGCCACAACATGGTCACGCAGGCCTCCGAGCAGCTCATGGAGCGGATCCTCTCCTGGGACCTGGGGATCGAGTACGGCTCGATCTCCGGGAACTTCTGCTCGGACAAGAAGGCCACCGCCGTCAACGGCGTCCTGGGCCGGGGCCGCAGCGTCGTCGCCGAGATCCTCATCCCGCACGACGTCGTCGAGAAGCAGCTGCGCTCGACCGCCGAGCGGATCACCGACCTGGTGGTGCGCAAGGACTGGATCGGCTCCACGATCGCCGGCGCCCTGCGCTCCGCCAACGCCCACTACGCGAACATGCTGCTCGCCTTCTACCTCGCGACCGGGCAGGACGCCGCGAACATCGTCGAGGGCTCCCAGGGCTTCACCCACGCCGAGGTCCGCGAGGACGGGCTGTACTTCTCGTGCACCCTCCCGCACCTGATCGTCGGCACCGTGGGCAACGGCAAGGACCTCCCGCACGTCGACTACGCGATGGAGCGCCTCGGCTGCCGCGAGGAGCGCGAGCCCGGCGCGAACTCGCGCCGGCTGGCCGCGCTGATCGCCGCGAGCGTGCTCTGCGGCGAGCTCTCGCTGCTGGCCGCCCAGACCAACCAGGGTGAGCTGATGACGGCCCATCGTCGCCTCGAGCGGAGGAAGGCACCGCGCTCATGA
- a CDS encoding hydroxymethylglutaryl-CoA synthase, translated as MTSNRTGESTSTSSSTSSSASIGIEDLELAASHHVLDLGRLAEARGVDPAKYTRGIGLDEMGVVAADEDVVTLGASAAARLLERTGTEGLRTVLFATESGVDQSKSGAVIVHGLLGLPSSVRSVELKQACYAGAAAVQTAIGIVARRPQEKVLVIAADVARYGLGTSGEPTQGAGAVALLIAADPALLAIDPVSGVYSADVDDFWRPNDSTTALVNGRLSISAYKNALLGAWDDLQAQGGPGVDELEAVVYHQPFTKMAVKAQRFLDQHTGGRLDPEALEQGAVYDRRLGNTYTASLWAGLAALLDHREGLEGRRIGLFSYGSGSAGEMLTGTVQPGYARPERAAATRAALDARVPVTVEEYEELHERLLGSDEDVETPRVTTAPFRFAGVQEGARKYEATA; from the coding sequence ATGACCAGCAACCGCACCGGAGAATCCACCAGCACCAGTTCCAGCACCAGTTCCAGCGCGAGCATCGGCATCGAGGACCTCGAGCTCGCCGCGTCCCACCACGTCCTGGACCTCGGCCGGCTCGCCGAGGCCCGCGGCGTCGACCCCGCGAAGTACACGCGCGGCATCGGGCTGGACGAGATGGGCGTGGTCGCGGCCGACGAGGACGTGGTCACGCTGGGCGCCTCCGCCGCCGCGCGCCTGCTCGAGCGCACCGGGACCGAGGGGCTGCGCACCGTGCTGTTCGCGACCGAGTCCGGCGTGGACCAGTCCAAGTCCGGTGCGGTGATCGTCCACGGACTGCTGGGGCTGCCGAGCTCCGTGCGCTCCGTCGAGCTCAAGCAGGCCTGCTACGCGGGCGCGGCCGCCGTGCAGACGGCCATCGGCATCGTGGCCCGTCGGCCCCAGGAGAAGGTCCTCGTGATCGCGGCCGACGTAGCCCGCTACGGCCTGGGCACCTCCGGAGAGCCCACCCAGGGCGCCGGCGCCGTCGCGCTGCTGATCGCCGCCGACCCGGCGCTCCTCGCGATCGACCCCGTCTCCGGCGTGTACTCGGCCGACGTCGACGACTTCTGGCGCCCGAACGACTCCACGACCGCGCTCGTGAACGGCAGGCTCTCGATCAGCGCCTACAAGAACGCCCTGCTGGGGGCATGGGACGACCTGCAGGCGCAGGGCGGCCCCGGCGTCGACGAGCTCGAGGCCGTGGTCTACCACCAGCCCTTCACGAAGATGGCCGTCAAGGCGCAGCGCTTCCTCGACCAGCACACCGGGGGCCGCCTCGATCCCGAGGCGCTCGAGCAGGGCGCTGTCTACGACCGCCGGCTCGGCAACACCTACACGGCCTCGCTGTGGGCGGGCCTCGCCGCACTGCTGGACCATCGCGAGGGGCTCGAGGGCCGACGGATCGGCCTGTTCAGCTACGGATCCGGCAGCGCGGGGGAGATGCTCACCGGCACCGTCCAGCCCGGGTACGCGCGACCCGAGCGCGCCGCGGCGACCCGAGCGGCCCTGGACGCGCGCGTCCCCGTGACCGTCGAGGAGTACGAGGAGCTGCACGAGCGCCTGCTGGGCAGCGACGAGGACGTCGAGACCCCGCGCGTGACCACGGCGCCGTTCCGCTTCGCGGGCGTCCAGGAGGGTGCGCGGAAGTACGAGGCGACCGCCTAG
- a CDS encoding MerR family transcriptional regulator — protein sequence MQEGTGMLRIGELARRTGVSVRSLRYYESRGLLAAERTGGGQRSYQEEAVDRVLLIQQLFAAGLSSGDIAELLPCMRSGRTTAAMVERLERERARMEDQIEQLHAARDRLDGVLADARSRNATSTPTRG from the coding sequence ATGCAGGAGGGCACCGGGATGCTGAGGATCGGCGAGCTCGCGAGGCGCACCGGGGTGAGCGTGCGCTCCCTGCGGTACTACGAGTCGAGAGGCCTGCTCGCGGCGGAGCGCACGGGCGGCGGTCAGCGCTCCTACCAGGAGGAGGCCGTGGATCGCGTGCTGCTCATCCAGCAGCTGTTCGCCGCGGGGCTCAGCAGCGGCGACATCGCCGAGCTGCTGCCGTGCATGCGCAGCGGTCGCACCACGGCCGCGATGGTCGAGCGGCTGGAGCGCGAGCGGGCCCGGATGGAGGACCAGATCGAGCAGCTCCACGCGGCGCGCGACCGGCTCGACGGCGTGCTCGCGGACGCGCGGAGCAGGAACGCGACGAGCACGCCCACCCGAGGGTGA
- the fni gene encoding type 2 isopentenyl-diphosphate Delta-isomerase, whose amino-acid sequence MSAGTDGARPDADAAGRRERKEDHVRLATAQWKGGTRTTEFDDLEFVHHALGGVSLPEVDLGVELFDRTVAAPFYINGMTGGTESTGRINQQLAIAARETGTAMGCGSVSIALEDESAADAFRVIRRENPDGLVMANIGVGRSVEDARRAVDLVGADALQVHVNAVQETVMPEGSPDFSSWLRGIEQIVAALEVPVLVKEVGFGLSARTLADLASIGVAWADVSGRGGTDFLAIENDRRPGRDYSYLTGFGQSAPAALLDARAHQGELGGMTLLASGGVRDPLDVVKALALGARAVGVAGSFLKAVVEGGPEGLVELIGSWQRHTRELAALLGARTAADLESTDLLVRGRLREFCTLRGIDAGACARRKQAVSPRPAPAPMFHPVDLPADPQEQR is encoded by the coding sequence ATGAGCGCGGGGACCGACGGGGCGAGGCCCGACGCCGACGCCGCGGGACGCCGCGAGCGCAAGGAGGACCACGTGCGCCTCGCCACCGCGCAGTGGAAGGGCGGGACGCGCACCACCGAGTTCGACGACCTCGAGTTCGTCCACCACGCCCTCGGCGGGGTGAGCCTGCCCGAGGTCGACCTCGGCGTCGAGCTGTTCGACCGCACCGTGGCCGCACCCTTCTACATCAACGGCATGACCGGCGGCACGGAGTCCACCGGGCGCATCAACCAGCAGCTCGCGATCGCCGCGCGCGAGACCGGCACCGCCATGGGCTGCGGATCCGTCTCCATCGCCCTCGAGGACGAGTCCGCCGCGGACGCCTTCCGCGTGATCCGCCGCGAGAACCCCGACGGCCTCGTGATGGCGAACATCGGCGTGGGCCGCAGCGTCGAGGACGCCCGCCGCGCCGTCGACCTCGTGGGGGCCGACGCCCTCCAGGTGCACGTCAACGCCGTGCAGGAGACCGTCATGCCCGAGGGCAGCCCCGACTTCTCCTCGTGGCTGCGGGGCATCGAGCAGATCGTGGCGGCGCTCGAGGTGCCCGTGCTCGTCAAGGAGGTCGGCTTCGGGCTCAGCGCCCGCACCCTCGCCGACCTCGCCTCCATCGGCGTCGCCTGGGCCGACGTCTCCGGGCGCGGCGGCACGGACTTCCTCGCGATCGAGAACGACCGCCGCCCCGGCCGCGATTACTCCTATCTCACCGGCTTCGGCCAGTCCGCCCCCGCCGCGCTGCTGGACGCCCGCGCCCACCAGGGCGAGCTGGGCGGGATGACGCTGCTCGCCTCCGGCGGGGTCCGCGACCCCCTCGACGTCGTCAAGGCCCTCGCGCTCGGCGCCCGCGCCGTCGGCGTCGCCGGCTCCTTCCTCAAGGCCGTCGTCGAGGGCGGGCCCGAAGGGCTCGTCGAGCTCATCGGCTCCTGGCAGCGGCACACCCGCGAGCTCGCGGCACTGCTCGGAGCCCGCACGGCCGCCGACCTCGAGAGCACCGACCTGCTCGTGCGCGGGCGACTGCGCGAGTTCTGCACGCTGCGCGGCATCGACGCGGGCGCCTGCGCGCGGCGGAAGCAGGCCGTCTCGCCGCGGCCCGCGCCCGCACCCATGTTCCATCCCGTCGACCTCCCCGCAGACCCCCAGGAGCAGCGATGA
- a CDS encoding SDR family oxidoreductase, which yields MDIAHSTALVTGANRGIGRIVVEQLLERGARRIYATARRPESLPFDDPRVVPLRLDVTDAAHAASAAEHAHDVDLLVNNAGIASAQNLLTGDLERIRAEMETNFFGALHVSRAFAPVLAAHGGGAIINIMSLLSFRTFPGNGSYAASKAAEWQLTNSTRLELAAQGTQVLGVHLASTDTDMMAGWDIPKNDPRQVVAMTLDALEAGRSEVLDTDSAAIKARLASRPEELYAELG from the coding sequence ATGGACATCGCACACAGCACCGCACTCGTCACCGGAGCCAACCGGGGCATCGGCCGCATCGTCGTCGAGCAGCTGCTCGAGCGGGGCGCCCGACGTATCTACGCCACCGCGCGACGCCCGGAATCGCTCCCCTTCGACGACCCGCGGGTCGTCCCGCTGCGCCTGGACGTGACCGACGCGGCGCACGCCGCCTCCGCCGCCGAGCACGCCCACGACGTCGACCTCCTCGTGAACAACGCCGGCATCGCCTCGGCCCAAAACCTGCTCACGGGCGACCTCGAGCGCATCCGCGCCGAGATGGAGACCAACTTCTTCGGCGCCCTGCACGTCTCGCGGGCGTTCGCCCCGGTGCTCGCCGCGCACGGCGGCGGCGCGATCATCAACATCATGTCGCTGCTGTCCTTCCGCACCTTCCCCGGCAACGGCTCGTACGCCGCCTCGAAGGCCGCCGAGTGGCAGCTGACCAACAGCACCCGGCTCGAGCTCGCCGCCCAGGGGACGCAGGTGCTGGGCGTCCATCTCGCCTCGACCGACACCGACATGATGGCCGGCTGGGACATCCCGAAGAACGACCCCCGGCAGGTCGTGGCGATGACCCTCGACGCCCTCGAGGCCGGCCGCAGCGAGGTGCTCGACACGGACTCCGCCGCGATCAAGGCGCGCCTCGCGAGCCGTCCCGAGGAGCTCTACGCGGAGCTCGGCTGA